A window from Pseudoliparis swirei isolate HS2019 ecotype Mariana Trench chromosome 17, NWPU_hadal_v1, whole genome shotgun sequence encodes these proteins:
- the LOC130207525 gene encoding SLC35A4 upstream open reading frame protein-like — translation MSGDKGPLDQLKDLVELKDQLEDIQRRMEDEIQAGVPPGGSLLGSPFLKGFLAGYVVARFRSSALMGVAIGACTGIYAAQRYAVPNIETTIKDYISNFKGGSK, via the exons ATGTCAGGAGACAAG GGTCCTCTGGACCAGCTCAAGGACCTGGTGGAGCTGAAGGACCAGCTGGAAGACATTCAGAGACGGATGGAGGATGAGATTCAGGCTGGGGTTCCTCCG GGAGGCAGTCTGCTGGGTTCTCCTTTCCTGAAGGGTTTTCTGGCCGGGTACGTTGTTGCAAGGTTTCGCTCTTCAGCTTTGATGGGTGTTGCCATTGGAGCGTGTACAGGTATCTATGCAGCGCAAAGATATGCCGTTCCCAACATTGAAACCACCATCAAAGACTACATAAGCAACTTTAAAGGCGGTTCCAAATAA
- the LOC130206991 gene encoding H-2 class II histocompatibility antigen gamma chain-like has product MSDPEIQNQPLLAEVNQQAATAQGGRSSRAYKVAGLTLLASLLIVGQALTIYFVLSQKSDVKSLREKINNLESELTKSRAVVVPVRMSMDALSNMMDVSVDEEASTKEPEQTVTQQDTVCQLEAAGMKPVQLPGFWPACDERGLYREQQCFVRHCWCVNPADGQPLPGSLTKGPAHCGASFPGSLTHLLTLPDAV; this is encoded by the exons ATGTCTGACCCCGAGATCCAAAATCAGCCTCTTCTGGCAGAAGTCAACCAGCAGGCAGCCACTGCACAGGG TGGCCGCTCCTCTCGGGCCTATAAAGTGGCAGGTCTAACCCTGCTGGCCTCTCTCCTGATTGTGGGCCAGGCGCTGACCATCTACTTCGTCCTCAGCCAGAAGAGCGACGTCAAGTCTCTGCGGGAGAAAATCAACAACCTGGAGTCAGAGCTGACCAAGTCCAGAGCTG TTGTTGTGCCCGTGAGGATGTCCATGGACGCCTTGTCCAATATGATGGATGTCTCTGTGGACGAG GAGGCTTCTACCAAAGAACCTGAACAAACTG tCACTCAGCAGGACACTGTGTGCCAGCTGGAGGCGGCTGGTATGAAGCCTGTGCAGCTGCCAGGTTTCTGGCCGGCCTGTGACGAGCGCGGCCTCTACCGGGAGCAGCAGTGCTTTGTGCGTCACTGCTGGTGTGTGAACCCGGCCGACGGGCAGCCGCTCCCCGGATCCCTGACCAAAGGACCAGCCCATTGCGGCGCATCTTTCCCTG GCAGCCTAACACACCTGTTGACTCTGCCTGATGCTGTTTGA
- the srbd1 gene encoding S1 RNA-binding domain-containing protein 1 isoform X2, which produces MMRRRETTAKAVENTDMDSDLSQATSSEEDNDEWRPTQPKPKAPSRAAKAPAAAGEKKAAVKRTAKPKEPKPPKAPKVPKVPKPRAPRKPAAERKTQAPKVLRDPGAPAMLGVKRKNIDEGEKDYTAAEKKEEKQTDCLKEERAEKSGPSSRMKSERVSFIVSDANQAGEGPSLAGLRAKKEEVEDFTFDEPNQKKQKTSGACLGRSTLPSSEKKTQWNELNMSWDLIELVSTLTCVEKWVCVNVIGLLREENTVPFMVRYRKELINHMDADAVRDVQLIYEELCSLAKKTQSVVQTLKKDGTLTTELEQNLKSCRSADELDHVYAPYKKGSKLTKARRAKALGLEAAASALMDAPHTLDLRGWVKPGTEGLSTIEEVTTGVEHILADMIAKDPETLTFMKTLCERRNVTIQSSVSKAALKEKEQKPVDAFKKPGAQQNKSKDIDKFHLYVDFSANIHRIQPHQTLAINRGESLKILTVKVNVPDEVKNDFTWWCINNRWKPRTFAKDELRAVIMRAVEDSYKRLILPFFTRSYRTKLTSAAEKESIAMFVRNIRQRLLVCPVRGCVIIGVDPGFRHGCKLAVLSPTSQILHTDVVYLHTQSQKNEAEKLRHLILKYSCSKVVIGNGTACRETESVFADLISRRCFHPLDVSYCITSEAGASIYSVSPEAIKEMPDMDPNHRSAVSIGRRVQDPLAELVKIDPKHIGIGTYQHDVSAGGLKTALDGVVQECVSFVGVDINICSETLMRHVAGLNAGRARSIADWREQNGPFVNREQLKLVKGMGPKTYQQCAGFIRINPQTLLSAKSSPHPVPEKPAAKKGKKKTCVTMPTSVNPLDQTCIHPESYVVAQRRCTDGQTGRPLQSGGSFMRQGVRVFTAHCGFT; this is translated from the exons ATGATGCGAAGGCGCGAAACAACTGCCAAAGCTGTAGAGAACACAGATATGGACTCCGACTT GTCCCAGGCAACCAGTAGTGAAGAGGATAATGATGAATGGAGGCCGACACAGCCAAAGCCTAAAGCCCCAAGCAGAGCGGCCAAAGCTCCTGCAGCAGCCGGGGAGAAGAAAGCCGCTGTCAAGAGAACTGCGAAACCAAAGGAGCCAAAACCACCGAAAGCTCCTAAAGTGCCAAAAGTTCCTAAACCAAGGGCCCCACGCAAACCTGCAGCAGAGCGAAAAACACAGGCCCCTAAAGTTCTGAGGGATCCTGGTGCACCGGCGATGCTTGGAGTAAAGAGGAAAAATATTGACGAAGGAGAAAAAGATTATACGGctgcagaaaagaaagaagaaaaacaaacggacTGTCTCAAAGAAGAGAGGGCTGAAAAGAGTGGGCCAAGTAGCAGAATGAAGTCGGAG AGGGTGTCATTTATTGTATCAGATGCCAATCAGGCAGGCGAGGGGCCGTCACTCGCTGGACTAAGAGCaaagaaagaggaagtggaggattTCACATTTGACGAGCCCAATCAAAAGAAACAGAAGACCAGTGGGGCCTGCTTGGGACGATCAACTTTACCATCCTCGGAAAAGAAAACCCAATGGAATGAACTCAATATGAGCTGGGATCTAATAGAG CTGGTATCTACCCTGACGTGTGTGGAGAAATGGGTGTGTGTAAATGTCATTGGGCTGCTTCGTGAGGAGAACACGGTGCCATTCATGGTGCGCTATCGTAAAGAGCTGATAAATCATATGGATGCGGATGCCGTTCGAGACGTCCAGCTGATATATGAGGAGCTATG CTCTCTAGCCAAGAAGACCCAGTCTGTGGTCCAGACCCTGAAAAAGGACGGTACTTTGACAACTGAGCTGGAACAAAATCTGAAGAGCTGCCGATCAGCTGATGAACTGGATCATGTG TATGCTCCCTATAAGAAAGGCAGTAAGCTAACGAAGGCTCGCAGAGCCAAAGCTCTCGGCCTTGAGGCGGCCGCCTCTGCACTCATGGACGCACCACATACTCTGGATTTAAGGGGATGGGTAAAACCTGGTACTGAAG GTCTGTCAACGATAGAAGAAGTAACTACAGGGGTGGAGCATATCTTGGCTGATATGATAGCCAAAGACCCCGAGACACTCACCTTCATGAAAACATT GTGTGAGAGAAGGAATGTGACCATACAGTCTTCTGTGTCCAAGGCGGCACTGAAAGAAAAAGAGCAGAAACCTGTCGACGCTTTCAAGAAACCAGGAGCGCAGCAAAACAAATCCAAGGACATTGACAAGTTCCACCTCTACGTCGACTTCTCTGCCAACATCCACCGCATCCAGCCCCATCAG acCCTGGCCATTAACCGAGGGGAGAGTCTGAAGATTTTGACAGTGAAAGTGAACGTTCCCGACGAGGTGAAGAACGACTTCACGTGGTGGTGCATAAACAACAG GTGGAAGCCGAGGACGTTTGCAAAAGACGAGCTTCGTGCAGTCATCATGAGAGCTGTAGAGGACTCTTATAAAAGGCTTATTCTGCCTTTCTTCACGAGGAGTTACAG GACCAAGCTGACAAGTGCAGCAGAGAAGGAGTCGATCGCCATGTTTGTACGAAACATCCGTCAGCGCCTGTTGGTGTGTCCAGTAAGGGGCTGTGTCATCATCGGGGTGGACCCTGGCTTTAGACATGGCTGTAAGCTGGCAGTTCTCTCCCCCACTA GTCAGATTCTTCATACTGATGTtgtctaccttcatactcaaaGCCAGAAAAATGAAGCAGAGAAACTGCGCCACCTCATTCTGAAATACAG CTGTTCCAAGGTTGTCATTGGTAACGGTACGGCGTGCCGTGAGACCGAGTCCGTCTTCGCAGACCTCATCTCGAGGCGCTGTTTTCACCCTCTGGACGTGTCCTACTG TATAACCAGTGAGGCAGGGGCATCCATCTACAGTGTGAGTCCTGAGGCGATCAAAGAGATGCCAGACATGGACCCCAACCATAGGAGTGCAG TGTCCATTGGAAGACGTGTCCAAGATCCACTGGCTGAGCTTGTGAAGATTGATCCTAAACACATTGGCATTGGAACATACCAG caTGATGTGTCAGCAGGAGGTCTGAAGACGGCATTGGACGGCGTGGTGCAGGAATGTGTGAGCTTTGTCGGGGTGGACATCAACATCTGCTCCGAGACGCTCATGAG GCATGTAGCAGGCCTGAATGCTGGCAGAGCGCGAAGTATTGCAGATTGGAGAGAGCAGAATGGTCCCTTCGTCAACAGGGAGCAACTCAAACTGGTCAAAGGCATGGGACCCAAGACCTACCAGCAGTGTGCCGGCTTCATTAGAATCAACCCGCAAACCCTACTCAG CGCCAAATCTTCACCGCACCCTGTCCCAGAGAAACCAGCAGCTAAGAAGGGCAAAAAGAAGACTTGCGTCACCATGCCAACCTCGGTTAACCCCCTGGACCAGACCTGTATACACCCA